Proteins encoded within one genomic window of Leptospira stimsonii:
- a CDS encoding right-handed parallel beta-helix repeat-containing protein produces MKKPGFEIKKVLSLFILLLVGVLFGIFVSACSGEKKDEIVGFAHVLMIDNSFSPPMQRIPVGGIVEFVNSGNNPHNAIAVDKNWSTEKTFGNIAMPRGTKTKVTFPKEGVFPYFCSFHATPDGKSGMVGDVVVGDVPYNPAAKAGKSWKNVDKFSGTIRKVPSQYPTIQNAVDAAAPGDLVLISDGVYFEEITVTTPSITIRGTDRNKVIIDGQFQRGNGIMVVAADGVVIENMTARNATLNGFYWTGVKGFRGSYLTAHNNGDYGIYAFDSMNGVIEHSYASGSPDSGIYIGQCYPCKAILYDVVSEHNALGYSGTNSGGELYLISSVWKNNIVGLAPNTLDRELLPPERETTIIGNLVYNNNNPKAPIAALEYPSFGNGILIAGGLSNIIRKNVVVDHQNNGIVILPNLDEKFWISHNNVVTDNIVYNSGRADLALVGPMSTGNCFSGNEYRTELPAFLEKWNGCNSFIRLPMGGDLTMMLGALGLMVQASGGRFPSGNYKEQPIPGPQLNLPGGSSAPVKPALTAFEDFNLDVDKIQLPKEAEEILKSVPRRPAPTTGAITLVKPVSLFPFFYHWLGFLLPFAIYICWTSMSLFDLKDRSDLDEKKKLSWIVAITMVPILSSAIYLLGGGNKYPTWFKRTLVWGGIVAFFLLLLYTGISLMNGVGTKTIS; encoded by the coding sequence ATGAAAAAACCAGGTTTCGAAATCAAAAAAGTTCTCTCTCTCTTCATTCTCCTTCTTGTAGGAGTTCTGTTTGGGATTTTCGTTTCGGCTTGTTCCGGCGAAAAAAAGGATGAGATCGTGGGTTTCGCTCATGTTCTTATGATCGATAACTCCTTTTCTCCTCCTATGCAGAGAATCCCTGTCGGAGGAATCGTTGAGTTCGTGAACTCGGGAAACAATCCGCACAACGCGATCGCAGTGGATAAGAATTGGTCCACGGAAAAAACCTTCGGCAATATCGCTATGCCTAGAGGAACGAAAACAAAAGTAACCTTTCCCAAGGAAGGTGTATTCCCTTACTTCTGTTCTTTTCACGCAACCCCGGATGGGAAGAGCGGAATGGTCGGAGACGTTGTCGTCGGTGATGTTCCTTACAATCCCGCGGCAAAAGCGGGAAAATCCTGGAAGAACGTGGACAAGTTTTCGGGAACAATCCGTAAGGTGCCTTCTCAATATCCAACGATCCAAAATGCGGTGGACGCCGCGGCTCCCGGTGATCTCGTTTTGATCAGCGATGGAGTTTATTTTGAAGAAATCACCGTGACGACTCCTTCGATCACAATCCGCGGAACCGATCGAAACAAAGTGATTATCGACGGTCAGTTTCAGAGAGGAAACGGTATCATGGTGGTCGCCGCAGACGGGGTCGTGATCGAAAACATGACCGCAAGAAATGCAACCCTGAACGGTTTCTATTGGACCGGTGTAAAAGGTTTTCGCGGTTCTTATCTGACAGCCCATAACAACGGAGACTATGGAATCTACGCTTTTGATTCCATGAATGGAGTCATCGAACACAGTTATGCTTCCGGTTCTCCCGATTCAGGAATTTATATCGGACAGTGTTATCCTTGTAAGGCGATTCTCTACGACGTAGTTTCGGAACACAACGCTCTCGGTTATTCCGGAACCAACTCTGGTGGGGAACTTTATCTTATCAGTTCCGTCTGGAAGAACAATATCGTCGGTCTAGCTCCGAATACTCTAGATCGCGAGCTCCTTCCGCCGGAAAGAGAAACGACGATCATCGGAAATCTTGTTTATAACAACAATAACCCGAAAGCTCCGATCGCGGCTCTGGAATATCCGTCCTTTGGAAATGGAATTCTGATCGCGGGTGGTCTTTCGAATATCATTCGTAAGAACGTCGTTGTCGATCACCAAAACAATGGAATCGTGATTCTTCCAAACCTCGACGAAAAATTTTGGATCTCGCATAACAACGTTGTGACGGACAATATCGTCTACAATTCCGGAAGAGCGGATTTGGCCCTTGTCGGACCGATGAGCACTGGAAATTGTTTTTCAGGAAACGAATACAGAACCGAACTTCCCGCGTTTTTGGAAAAGTGGAACGGTTGTAATTCGTTTATTCGTCTTCCGATGGGCGGGGATCTTACCATGATGCTCGGAGCTCTCGGTTTGATGGTCCAGGCTTCCGGAGGAAGATTTCCTTCGGGAAATTACAAGGAACAACCGATTCCGGGACCTCAGCTCAATCTACCCGGTGGAAGTTCCGCTCCCGTAAAACCTGCCTTGACTGCATTTGAAGATTTCAATCTGGATGTGGACAAAATTCAACTTCCGAAAGAAGCCGAAGAGATTTTAAAATCGGTTCCGAGAAGACCGGCTCCTACTACCGGCGCGATCACGCTCGTCAAACCGGTGAGCCTCTTTCCATTCTTCTATCATTGGTTGGGTTTTTTACTTCCGTTCGCGATTTACATCTGTTGGACTTCTATGTCCTTGTTCGATCTGAAAGATCGTTCCGATTTGGATGAAAAGAAGAAACTTTCTTGGATCGTTGCCATTACTATGGTTCCGATTTTAAGTTCAGCGATCTATCTCCTCGGCGGAGGAAACAAATACCCGACTTGGTTCAAGAGAACCTTGGTTTGGGGAGGAATCGTCGCGTTCTTCTTATTACTTCTCTACACTGGAATCTCTTTGATGAATGGTGTGGGGACAAAAACAATTAGTTAA
- a CDS encoding PLDc N-terminal domain-containing protein, which translates to MEQTVIGGPGFFALLFNFYGYYFPFILYTLLAPIALADLVKRADVDPKTGSIWTGAILLVPIVGAGAYLIAGGSKVPNWLKNSLVYGGVGFLALIVLITSVAKF; encoded by the coding sequence ATGGAACAAACTGTTATCGGCGGCCCCGGCTTCTTCGCTTTACTCTTCAACTTTTACGGATATTACTTTCCGTTCATCCTTTACACTTTGCTTGCGCCTATCGCGCTTGCAGACCTTGTCAAAAGAGCGGACGTGGATCCGAAAACAGGCTCCATCTGGACGGGCGCGATTCTTCTTGTTCCGATCGTTGGAGCAGGAGCGTATCTGATCGCAGGCGGATCCAAGGTTCCGAATTGGCTGAAAAATTCCCTCGTTTACGGGGGAGTGGGGTTTTTGGCGCTGATCGTTTTGATCACATCGGTTGCCAAATTCTAA
- a CDS encoding multicopper oxidase domain-containing protein, with amino-acid sequence MNRKQFLKWIGLGGAGLAAGAGLSTIGDSDGNGGILCKVRPGIVGVNKEATIPGNPGNNSYGSMVHPPFQIDPAFLSRMDLKNHQGASNGPILKQHLSIVEMPLTVAHNTVVKAWTFNGIVPGPVVRAKLGQKMEITLRNDSEHPHSIHFHGSHDPNEDGWEPIVTGGEKTYKLTAGPIGFHPYHCHVPPLASHMAKGLYGGLIVDPPGGRPPAHEFMLILSGWDLGDKGKNDIYSWNGMAGFYDRYPIKVPVGEKVRFYIANMCEYEPVASFHLHAQTFDVFRTGTRLNPDDHTDVVTLGQTERVIVEFTLPKRGRYMFHPHQTKMAENGAMGWIVAV; translated from the coding sequence TTGAATCGAAAGCAGTTTCTCAAATGGATTGGACTCGGAGGCGCGGGATTGGCCGCGGGTGCGGGACTAAGCACGATCGGAGATTCGGACGGAAACGGAGGAATTCTTTGTAAGGTCCGTCCGGGAATCGTCGGCGTCAATAAAGAGGCTACGATTCCGGGAAACCCGGGGAACAATTCTTACGGGAGTATGGTTCATCCTCCCTTTCAGATCGATCCCGCTTTTCTTTCTCGGATGGATTTGAAGAATCATCAAGGAGCGTCTAACGGACCGATTCTCAAACAACATCTGAGCATCGTAGAGATGCCTTTGACGGTCGCGCACAACACAGTCGTAAAGGCTTGGACTTTTAACGGAATCGTTCCGGGACCCGTTGTTCGAGCCAAACTCGGTCAGAAGATGGAGATTACTCTGAGAAACGATTCGGAACATCCTCATTCGATTCACTTTCATGGAAGTCACGATCCAAACGAGGACGGTTGGGAGCCGATCGTTACCGGTGGAGAAAAAACATACAAACTCACCGCGGGTCCGATCGGTTTTCATCCGTATCACTGCCACGTTCCTCCTCTTGCGAGCCATATGGCGAAAGGTCTTTACGGTGGTCTGATCGTAGATCCTCCCGGAGGTCGTCCGCCGGCTCACGAGTTTATGTTGATTCTTTCCGGATGGGACTTGGGAGATAAGGGGAAGAATGATATCTATTCTTGGAACGGGATGGCCGGCTTTTACGATCGTTATCCGATCAAGGTTCCCGTCGGCGAGAAGGTTCGATTCTACATCGCGAATATGTGCGAGTACGAGCCCGTTGCTTCTTTTCACTTACACGCTCAGACGTTCGACGTTTTTCGAACCGGGACAAGATTGAATCCGGACGATCATACGGACGTCGTCACGCTCGGGCAAACGGAAAGGGTCATCGTAGAGTTTACGCTTCCTAAAAGAGGAAGATATATGTTTCATCCCCATCAGACGAAGATGGCAGAGAATGGTGCCATGGGTTGGATTGTCGCGGTTTGA
- a CDS encoding SCO family protein yields the protein MKEKILFIAVLVLGVGLGFFGWKEWKSRSNNEPVFVEEWSKASLRDTKNREILLGSIPGKLKLVYFGFSHCPDMCPRALLDMSAAVNELGEEGKNLTPIFISVDPERDSPELLAKYVKQFSNQSLVALTGDKPTLDALQGAFGAISKKVSNPSVEGGYTVDHTVFLYVLDDQSRILATFPGGMEGKLIAKEVKRFL from the coding sequence TTGAAGGAAAAAATTCTTTTTATCGCAGTTTTGGTTCTCGGAGTCGGTCTCGGTTTTTTTGGTTGGAAAGAATGGAAGAGTCGTTCCAATAACGAACCTGTCTTCGTGGAAGAATGGTCCAAGGCTTCCTTGAGAGACACAAAAAATCGGGAGATTCTTCTCGGTTCCATTCCTGGAAAACTAAAGCTTGTTTACTTCGGTTTCTCTCATTGCCCGGATATGTGCCCGAGAGCTCTCTTGGATATGTCCGCGGCGGTGAACGAATTGGGGGAAGAAGGAAAAAATTTGACTCCGATTTTTATCAGCGTTGATCCGGAGAGAGATTCGCCAGAACTACTTGCAAAGTATGTAAAACAATTTTCAAATCAAAGTCTGGTCGCATTGACCGGAGATAAACCTACGTTAGACGCTCTTCAGGGTGCCTTCGGGGCAATTTCAAAAAAGGTAAGCAATCCGTCGGTCGAAGGTGGTTATACCGTGGACCACACAGTTTTTCTCTACGTTCTCGACGATCAGAGTAGAATTCTCGCGACTTTCCCTGGAGGAATGGAAGGAAAGCTGATTGCAAAAGAAGTGAAGCGGTTTCTTTGA